In one window of Caballeronia sp. TF1N1 DNA:
- a CDS encoding sigma-E factor negative regulatory protein — MGSVPVQSNNSSRGERLSAFVDGESLDELGNISQFLAELNNRDRASWSDYHLIGDALRSDDLAESPAKSSAFMTAFAARFEAEAHVLAPAAVAQTQKARGGMLRRRVVPAFAVAAAAATLTWIVVPQLQGVDSRLGAPVASTQGDSVQRVAMASVPAVSTRAPLVEANIIRDASLDQYLEAHQQFSQQPAMPGSMPLIRAAVTTQGQ, encoded by the coding sequence ATGGGGTCGGTTCCGGTGCAATCGAATAACAGTTCGCGCGGTGAGCGCCTTTCCGCGTTTGTGGATGGCGAGTCGCTCGACGAACTCGGAAATATCAGCCAGTTTCTTGCTGAACTCAATAACCGTGACCGCGCGTCATGGTCGGACTATCACCTGATCGGCGACGCGCTGCGTTCCGACGATCTGGCAGAAAGCCCGGCGAAGAGCAGCGCGTTCATGACAGCGTTTGCAGCGCGTTTCGAGGCCGAGGCGCATGTGCTGGCGCCAGCTGCGGTGGCACAGACACAGAAGGCGCGTGGCGGCATGTTGCGCCGTCGTGTCGTGCCGGCTTTCGCCGTTGCCGCGGCGGCTGCCACGCTCACGTGGATCGTCGTGCCGCAGTTGCAGGGCGTCGACAGCCGTCTGGGCGCGCCAGTGGCAAGCACGCAGGGCGACTCGGTTCAGCGCGTCGCCATGGCGTCCGTGCCGGCGGTGAGCACGCGCGCGCCGTTGGTGGAGGCGAACATCATCCGCGACGCGAGCCTCGATCAATACCTCGAAGCGCATCAACAGTTCTCCCAGCAGCCGGCCATGCCCGGCTCCATGCCTTTGATTCGCGCGGCGGTGACGACGCAGGGCCAATAA
- the plsX gene encoding phosphate acyltransferase PlsX gives MTVKITIDCMGGDHGPAVTVPAAVNFVRAHPDAHLMLVGIEQSIRAQLKKLKALDEPRLTVVPATEVVAMDDPVEVALRKKKDSSMRVALNLVKEGEAQTCISAGNTGALMAVSRYVLKTLAGIERPAIAFAMPSQKGYTTVLDLGANVDCEPEHLLQFAEMGHALVSAIEGRERPTIGLLNIGEEVIKGNETIKRAGELLRASTLNFYGNVEGNDIYKGTTDVVVCDGFVGNVALKTSEGLAKMLADIIKEEFSRNLPSKLMALVALPVLKRFKKRVDPAQYNGAALLGLRGLVIKSHGSAEAFGFEWAIKRGYDAVKNGVLERLVRAMEENAPAAREGAASTSATDAASGVATELNPQPNSRPNPPDASGTALHSKA, from the coding sequence ATGACCGTAAAGATAACCATTGACTGCATGGGAGGCGATCACGGTCCGGCCGTGACCGTTCCCGCTGCCGTCAATTTCGTGCGCGCGCATCCCGACGCGCATCTGATGCTCGTCGGCATCGAGCAGTCCATTCGCGCGCAATTGAAAAAATTGAAGGCGCTGGACGAACCACGCCTGACTGTCGTTCCCGCGACCGAAGTCGTCGCCATGGACGACCCCGTCGAAGTCGCGCTGCGCAAGAAGAAAGATTCGTCGATGCGCGTCGCGCTCAACCTCGTCAAAGAGGGCGAGGCACAAACCTGCATCTCCGCCGGCAACACCGGCGCGCTCATGGCGGTCTCCCGCTATGTGCTGAAAACGCTCGCCGGTATCGAGCGGCCGGCCATCGCGTTCGCCATGCCGAGCCAGAAGGGCTACACCACCGTGCTCGATCTCGGCGCCAATGTCGACTGCGAACCCGAGCATCTGCTGCAGTTTGCGGAAATGGGCCACGCGCTCGTTTCGGCGATCGAAGGGCGCGAGCGGCCGACCATCGGCTTGCTCAATATCGGCGAAGAAGTCATCAAGGGCAACGAAACGATCAAGCGCGCGGGCGAACTGCTGCGTGCGAGCACGCTCAACTTCTACGGCAACGTGGAAGGCAACGACATCTATAAAGGCACGACCGATGTCGTGGTTTGCGACGGCTTCGTCGGCAATGTCGCGTTGAAGACTTCCGAAGGTCTCGCGAAAATGCTTGCCGACATCATCAAGGAAGAGTTCAGCCGCAACCTGCCGAGCAAGCTGATGGCGCTCGTGGCGCTGCCCGTTCTCAAGCGTTTCAAGAAGCGCGTCGATCCCGCGCAATATAACGGCGCCGCCTTGCTGGGATTGCGCGGCCTCGTGATCAAGAGCCACGGATCGGCCGAAGCCTTCGGGTTTGAGTGGGCCATCAAACGCGGGTATGATGCCGTCAAAAATGGTGTGCTCGAACGTCTCGTGCGCGCAATGGAGGAGAATGCGCCTGCCGCGCGCGAAGGCGCCGCGAGCACTTCCGCCACCGATGCCGCAAGCGGCGTCGCGACGGAACTGAACCCGCAGCCGAACTCGCGTCCGAATCCGCCGGACGCCTCGGGGACTGCGCTACACTCGAAGGCATAA
- the fabG gene encoding 3-oxoacyl-ACP reductase FabG, producing MNLDNQVAIVTGASRGIGRAIALELARQGATVIGTATSESGAAGIGEALQQAGGKGRGAVLDVNDAAAADSFIESTVKEFGGLNILVNNAGITKDQLAMRMKDDEFDAVIDTNLRAVFRLSRAVLRPMMKARGGRIINITSVVGSSGNPGQANYAAAKAGVAGMTRALAREIGSRGITVNCIAPGFIDTDMTKVLPEEQRTALTAQIPLGRLGSPEDIAHAVSFLASPFAGYITGTTLHVNGGMYM from the coding sequence ATGAATCTGGACAATCAGGTAGCTATCGTCACGGGCGCGTCGCGCGGCATTGGCCGGGCAATCGCGCTGGAACTCGCGCGGCAGGGCGCGACGGTCATCGGCACGGCGACGAGCGAAAGCGGCGCGGCCGGCATTGGCGAAGCGTTGCAGCAAGCGGGCGGCAAGGGTCGCGGCGCGGTGCTCGACGTCAACGACGCAGCCGCCGCGGACTCGTTCATCGAGTCCACGGTCAAGGAGTTCGGTGGCCTGAACATTCTCGTGAACAACGCGGGCATCACCAAAGATCAGCTTGCCATGCGCATGAAAGACGACGAATTCGACGCCGTCATCGACACCAATCTGCGCGCCGTGTTTCGTCTATCACGCGCCGTCCTGCGCCCGATGATGAAGGCGCGTGGCGGGCGCATCATCAACATCACGTCGGTGGTCGGCTCGTCGGGCAATCCCGGCCAGGCCAACTATGCGGCGGCGAAGGCGGGCGTGGCGGGCATGACGCGGGCGCTCGCACGCGAGATCGGCAGCCGCGGCATTACGGTGAACTGCATCGCGCCGGGTTTCATCGATACCGACATGACCAAGGTTTTGCCCGAAGAGCAGCGCACCGCGCTCACCGCGCAGATACCACTTGGCCGACTGGGCAGCCCGGAAGATATCGCGCATGCTGTGTCGTTCCTGGCGTCGCCGTTCGCTGGATACATCACCGGCACGACCTTGCACGTGAACGGCGGCATGTACATGTAA
- a CDS encoding beta-ketoacyl-ACP synthase III, with protein sequence MAQSNLYARVLGTGSYLPAERVTNQALADRLAKEGVETSDEWIVARTGIHARHFAAPDQTTSDLALVASQRAIEAAGIDPQSIDLIIVATSTPDFVFPSTACLLQNKLGIKNNGAAFDVQAVCSGFAYGVATADSFIRSGLNRTALVVGAETFSRILDFKDRTTCVLFGDGAGAVVLQASEEAGVLSSALHADGSYSDILCTPGNVNGGVISGSAFLHMDGQAVFKLAVNVLEKVAIEALEKAKLTPNDIDWLIPHQANIRIMQSTCRKLHLPQERMVVTVGEHGNTSAASIPLALDVAVRDGRIKRGQNVLIEGVGGGFTWGASVFRY encoded by the coding sequence ATGGCTCAATCCAATCTTTACGCTCGAGTGCTCGGCACAGGCAGCTATCTGCCGGCCGAGCGCGTTACGAATCAGGCATTGGCGGACCGTCTCGCTAAAGAAGGCGTCGAGACGAGCGACGAATGGATCGTCGCGCGAACCGGCATTCACGCACGGCACTTTGCGGCTCCTGATCAAACCACGAGCGATCTCGCGCTGGTCGCATCGCAACGAGCCATCGAGGCGGCGGGCATCGACCCGCAATCCATCGATCTCATTATCGTGGCAACCTCCACGCCGGACTTCGTGTTTCCGAGCACGGCGTGTCTCTTGCAGAACAAGCTCGGCATCAAGAACAACGGCGCGGCGTTCGACGTGCAGGCCGTCTGTTCCGGTTTCGCTTATGGCGTCGCGACGGCGGACAGTTTCATTCGCAGCGGTCTGAATCGCACGGCGCTCGTCGTCGGCGCGGAAACGTTCTCGCGCATTCTCGACTTCAAGGACCGCACGACCTGCGTGCTGTTCGGCGACGGCGCGGGCGCGGTCGTGCTGCAGGCGTCCGAGGAAGCGGGCGTGCTGTCGAGCGCGCTGCATGCGGACGGCAGCTATTCCGACATTCTCTGCACGCCGGGCAACGTGAACGGCGGTGTGATTTCCGGCAGCGCGTTCCTGCACATGGATGGCCAGGCGGTGTTCAAGCTCGCCGTCAACGTGCTCGAAAAAGTGGCTATCGAAGCGCTTGAGAAAGCGAAGCTCACGCCGAACGACATCGACTGGCTGATCCCCCATCAAGCCAATATCCGCATCATGCAGAGCACTTGCCGCAAGCTGCATCTGCCGCAGGAGCGCATGGTCGTGACGGTGGGCGAGCATGGCAATACGTCGGCGGCGTCGATTCCGCTCGCGCTCGATGTCGCCGTGCGCGACGGGCGTATTAAGCGTGGCCAGAACGTGCTGATCGAAGGCGTGGGCGGCGGCTTCACGTGGGGCGCGTCGGTCTTCCGCTATTGA
- a CDS encoding DUF177 domain-containing protein — MTQNPGKPASPANPRALDLYDFAKSGRQAAGAVRVSQLPRMLAEVPADAPDRDTVFTWQAEGSTQPELQDNGTEAPQPYLRLAVHGSVYLMCQRCLLPYSQHLDVDATDRIVATEEEADEYPLDDDEVDVIVGSHQFDLIDLIEEELLLALPLVPKHNVCPKVHESLLQGEDGDEAGEADGEPGASGKSDKPNPFAVLQKLKDDKKH, encoded by the coding sequence ATGACTCAGAATCCTGGCAAACCTGCGAGCCCCGCCAATCCGCGCGCGCTCGATCTTTACGATTTTGCCAAGAGCGGCAGGCAGGCAGCGGGCGCGGTCCGCGTTTCGCAACTGCCGCGCATGTTAGCCGAAGTGCCGGCAGATGCGCCAGACCGCGACACGGTGTTCACCTGGCAGGCCGAGGGATCGACCCAGCCGGAATTGCAGGACAACGGCACGGAAGCGCCGCAGCCTTATTTGCGCCTCGCGGTGCACGGCTCGGTTTATCTGATGTGCCAGCGCTGTCTTTTGCCGTATTCGCAGCATCTCGATGTCGATGCGACTGATCGGATCGTGGCGACGGAAGAAGAAGCGGACGAGTATCCGCTCGATGACGATGAAGTCGATGTGATCGTAGGCTCGCATCAGTTCGATCTGATCGACTTGATCGAAGAAGAGTTGTTGTTGGCCTTGCCGCTCGTGCCGAAGCACAACGTCTGCCCGAAGGTGCATGAAAGTCTGCTCCAGGGCGAAGACGGTGACGAAGCAGGCGAAGCGGACGGCGAACCGGGCGCTTCCGGAAAATCGGACAAGCCCAATCCGTTTGCCGTTCTGCAGAAGCTCAAGGACGACAAGAAGCATTGA
- the fabD gene encoding ACP S-malonyltransferase yields MKFAFVFPGQGSQSIGMLNAFADHAVVRNTVQQASDALGQDLGKLIAEGPAEELNLTTNTQPVMLTAAYAIYRVWEAQTGLKPAIVAGHSLGEYTALVAAGALAFADAVPLVRFRAQAMQSAVPVGVGGMAAILGLDDDTVRAVCAEASSAGVVEAVNFNAPAQVVIAGSKAAVEKACEIAKAKGAKRALPLPVSAPFHSSLLKPASDQLRDYLAKVDIEAPRIPLINNIDVANVSDPAAIKDALVRQAAGPVRWVECVQAIAREGVTHVIECGPGKVLAGLTKRIDGNLVGGSIFDPASLEETRKLIAA; encoded by the coding sequence ATGAAATTTGCGTTCGTTTTCCCCGGCCAAGGTTCGCAGTCGATCGGCATGCTCAACGCATTCGCCGATCACGCCGTCGTGCGCAACACCGTGCAGCAGGCATCCGATGCGCTCGGCCAGGATCTCGGCAAGCTGATCGCCGAAGGTCCGGCCGAAGAGCTGAATCTCACGACCAACACACAGCCCGTCATGCTGACGGCGGCTTATGCCATTTACCGCGTGTGGGAAGCACAAACCGGTCTGAAGCCGGCGATCGTTGCAGGCCATAGCCTCGGCGAATACACCGCGCTCGTCGCGGCCGGCGCGCTGGCTTTCGCGGATGCCGTGCCGCTCGTGCGATTCCGCGCGCAAGCAATGCAGAGCGCGGTTCCGGTGGGCGTCGGCGGCATGGCCGCGATCCTGGGTCTCGACGACGACACCGTGCGCGCCGTATGCGCCGAAGCGTCGTCGGCGGGCGTGGTCGAAGCCGTCAACTTCAACGCGCCGGCGCAAGTCGTGATCGCGGGCTCCAAGGCGGCCGTCGAAAAGGCATGCGAAATCGCAAAGGCGAAGGGCGCGAAGCGCGCGCTGCCGCTGCCGGTTTCCGCGCCGTTTCATTCGTCGCTGCTGAAGCCCGCTTCGGACCAGTTGCGCGATTACCTCGCGAAGGTCGACATCGAGGCGCCGCGGATTCCGCTGATCAATAACATCGACGTGGCAAACGTCTCCGATCCCGCCGCTATCAAGGACGCGCTCGTGCGTCAGGCAGCAGGCCCGGTGCGCTGGGTCGAATGCGTGCAGGCGATTGCGCGCGAAGGCGTCACGCACGTGATTGAATGCGGTCCGGGCAAGGTGCTCGCGGGTCTCACGAAGCGGATCGACGGCAACCTCGTCGGCGGATCGATTTTCGATCCGGCATCGCTCGAAGAAACGCGCAAACTGATCGCTGCATAG
- the fabF gene encoding beta-ketoacyl-ACP synthase II, with protein sequence MSRRRVVVTGLGLVSPVGNTVADGWANLVAGKSGIANITKFDATNFSTRFAGEVKGFNIEDYMPAKEARHMDTFIHYGFAAGVQAMQDSGLEITEENAERVGVVVGSGIGGLPMIEVTQTELLNRGPRRISPFFVPASIINMISGHLSIRFGLKGPNLAIVTACTTGLHCIGEASRLIEYGDADVMIAGGAEATVSPLGIGGFAAARALSQRNDDPATASRPWDTDRDGFVLGEGAGVMVLEEYEHAKARGAKIYAEVLGYGMSGDAYHMTAPPEDGDGGRRAMVNALKNAKVNVDEVNYVNAHGTSTPLGDIAETTGIKRALGDHARSVVVNSTKSMTGHLLGGAGGLESVFTVLAIHNQISPPTINIFNQDPQCDLDYCANTAREMKIDVAVKNSFGFGGTNGSLVFKRH encoded by the coding sequence GTGAGCCGTCGTCGAGTTGTTGTTACAGGCCTTGGGCTCGTTTCGCCTGTCGGCAATACCGTTGCCGACGGCTGGGCGAATCTGGTCGCGGGCAAGTCGGGCATCGCCAACATCACCAAGTTCGATGCCACGAACTTCTCCACGCGTTTCGCGGGCGAAGTGAAGGGGTTCAACATCGAAGACTACATGCCCGCCAAAGAAGCGCGCCACATGGATACCTTCATCCATTACGGCTTTGCGGCCGGCGTGCAGGCCATGCAGGACAGCGGCCTCGAAATCACCGAGGAAAACGCGGAGCGCGTGGGCGTGGTGGTGGGTTCGGGCATCGGCGGCTTGCCGATGATCGAAGTCACCCAAACCGAGCTGCTCAATCGCGGTCCGCGCCGTATTTCGCCGTTCTTCGTGCCGGCGTCGATCATCAACATGATCTCCGGTCATCTGTCCATCCGCTTCGGTCTCAAGGGTCCGAATCTGGCCATCGTCACGGCTTGCACGACCGGTTTGCACTGCATCGGCGAAGCATCGCGGTTGATCGAATACGGCGACGCGGACGTGATGATCGCGGGCGGCGCGGAAGCCACGGTTTCTCCGCTCGGTATCGGCGGCTTTGCGGCGGCGCGCGCGCTCTCGCAGCGTAACGACGACCCCGCCACGGCCAGCCGTCCGTGGGACACCGACCGCGACGGCTTCGTGCTTGGCGAAGGCGCGGGCGTGATGGTGCTCGAAGAGTACGAGCACGCGAAGGCGCGCGGCGCGAAGATCTATGCGGAAGTGCTCGGCTACGGCATGAGCGGCGACGCATATCACATGACCGCGCCGCCCGAAGACGGCGACGGCGGCCGTCGCGCCATGGTCAACGCGTTGAAGAACGCGAAGGTCAATGTCGACGAAGTGAACTACGTGAACGCGCACGGCACGTCCACGCCGCTCGGCGATATCGCGGAAACCACGGGCATCAAGCGCGCGCTCGGCGATCACGCGAGGAGCGTCGTCGTCAATTCCACCAAGTCGATGACCGGCCACTTGCTGGGCGGCGCGGGCGGGCTGGAGTCGGTCTTCACCGTGCTCGCGATCCATAACCAGATTTCGCCGCCGACCATCAACATCTTCAACCAGGACCCGCAGTGCGACCTGGACTACTGTGCGAACACCGCGCGGGAAATGAAGATCGACGTCGCGGTGAAAAATTCGTTCGGCTTCGGCGGAACGAACGGTTCGCTCGTCTTCAAGCGTCACTGA
- the rpoE gene encoding RNA polymerase sigma factor RpoE: MSEKEIDQLLVERVQKGDKAAFELLVAKYHRKIIRLISRLVRDPAEVEDVAQDAFIKAYRALPQFRGESAFYTWLYRIAVNTAKNYLATQGRRAPTSTEADAEEAETFSDADQLRDINTPESMLMSKQIAQTVNAAMALLPEELRTAITLREIEGLSYEEIAEMMACPIGTVRSRIFRAREAIAAKLRPLLDTPEGKRW; encoded by the coding sequence GTGAGCGAAAAAGAAATCGACCAATTGCTGGTCGAGCGTGTCCAAAAAGGTGACAAGGCCGCGTTCGAACTGCTGGTCGCCAAATACCACCGCAAGATCATTCGACTGATCTCGCGCCTCGTGCGCGACCCCGCCGAGGTCGAGGACGTCGCCCAGGACGCCTTCATCAAGGCTTATCGCGCGCTGCCGCAGTTTCGCGGCGAATCGGCCTTCTACACCTGGCTCTACCGGATTGCGGTCAACACGGCAAAGAATTACCTTGCCACTCAAGGACGCCGCGCTCCAACTTCTACCGAAGCCGATGCAGAAGAAGCGGAAACTTTCTCCGATGCAGACCAACTAAGGGATATCAACACGCCCGAGTCGATGTTGATGAGCAAGCAGATTGCCCAGACGGTCAATGCTGCGATGGCGCTGCTACCCGAGGAATTACGCACCGCCATCACGCTCCGGGAAATCGAGGGTTTAAGTTACGAAGAAATCGCCGAAATGATGGCATGCCCAATCGGCACCGTCAGATCAAGAATTTTCCGTGCTCGCGAAGCCATTGCGGCAAAATTGCGTCCGTTGTTGGACACTCCTGAAGGCAAGCGCTGGTAA
- the rpmF gene encoding 50S ribosomal protein L32: protein MAVQQNKKSPSKRGMHRSHDFLNAAPLAVEPSTGEVHLRHHVSPNGYYRGKKVVKTKND, encoded by the coding sequence ATGGCAGTTCAGCAAAACAAGAAGTCGCCGTCGAAGCGCGGCATGCACCGTTCCCACGACTTCCTCAACGCAGCGCCGCTGGCAGTTGAGCCGAGCACGGGTGAAGTGCATCTGCGTCACCACGTGAGCCCGAATGGCTACTATCGTGGCAAGAAAGTCGTCAAGACGAAGAACGACTAA
- a CDS encoding MucB/RseB C-terminal domain-containing protein, producing MASVRLNKTRYWGRLPALMLCAAALFAAASSSFAQGDDPAAQRKTAATLLNRIHEAAQQQNYEGTFVYQRGATVQSSRITHVATRGDGEYESLESLDGAPRRMLRHDDDMYTFVPERHLLVVEHRQSKDSFPALLSTSGDQVLSVYEPKLLGTDRVAGLESQVLELDPRDSYRFAYKLWADAKTGLLLRAQTLDPDGQVLEQLSFSQVRIGGAIDKASIASGMRSTAGWTTVRPPVQPVDIEAQGWQLTPNIAGFRKIRELRRPMASSQPGQPAIPVDQAVFSDGLAAISVFIEPVEKSARKEGAGNSGATHVLVKRRGDFWITLLGEVPQSTLQQFASAIEYKPSK from the coding sequence ATGGCGAGTGTGCGGTTGAATAAAACTAGATATTGGGGGCGGCTGCCGGCGTTGATGCTTTGCGCAGCCGCGTTGTTCGCGGCGGCATCGAGCAGTTTCGCTCAGGGGGACGACCCCGCCGCGCAGCGCAAGACAGCCGCCACTCTGCTTAACCGCATTCACGAAGCGGCCCAGCAGCAGAATTACGAGGGTACTTTCGTTTATCAGCGCGGTGCGACGGTGCAGTCGTCGCGCATCACGCATGTCGCCACGCGCGGCGACGGCGAATACGAATCGCTCGAAAGTCTCGACGGCGCCCCGCGCCGCATGCTTCGTCACGACGACGACATGTACACGTTCGTCCCGGAGCGCCATCTGCTCGTGGTCGAACATCGGCAGAGCAAGGATTCTTTTCCCGCTTTGTTATCGACGAGCGGCGATCAGGTTCTGTCCGTCTACGAACCGAAGCTCTTGGGCACCGACCGCGTGGCGGGGCTCGAAAGCCAAGTGCTCGAACTCGATCCAAGAGATTCTTACCGGTTCGCGTACAAGCTTTGGGCGGATGCCAAGACTGGTTTGCTGTTGCGCGCCCAGACGCTCGATCCGGACGGCCAGGTGTTGGAACAGCTTTCATTCTCTCAGGTGCGTATAGGCGGGGCGATCGACAAGGCGTCGATTGCAAGCGGCATGCGCAGCACGGCGGGCTGGACCACGGTGCGGCCTCCCGTGCAGCCGGTGGATATCGAAGCGCAAGGCTGGCAACTCACGCCGAATATCGCGGGCTTTCGCAAGATTCGCGAGTTGCGCCGTCCGATGGCGTCGAGCCAGCCAGGCCAGCCGGCCATCCCGGTCGATCAGGCCGTGTTCTCCGACGGCCTCGCCGCCATCTCGGTTTTTATCGAACCGGTGGAGAAAAGCGCGCGCAAGGAAGGCGCCGGTAATAGCGGCGCGACTCATGTGCTCGTCAAGCGCCGCGGCGATTTCTGGATTACCTTGCTGGGTGAGGTGCCGCAATCCACGTTGCAGCAATTTGCTTCTGCCATAGAATACAAGCCTTCCAAGTAA
- a CDS encoding DegQ family serine endoprotease produces MSNYSLRKFFAAAALAVCLPFLSQTAAAVPTVNLPDFTTLVDKVGPSVVNIRTTSRVGSSSDLRGLPPGLDEGDMSEFFRRFFGIPMPGQPGSPRGNGGGGGGGGQGGGGGQGGGGSGGDQGKGGSRTPDDSQDNSEQSSGVGSGFILSTDGYVMTNAHVVDDADTIYVTLTDKREFKARLVGVDERTDVAVVKISAANLPAITIGDSNKVRVGEWVLAIGSPFGLDNTVTAGIVSAKGRDTGDYLPFIQTDVAVNPGNSGGPLINMAGEVIGINSQIYSRTGGFMGISFAIPIDEAIRVADQLKTTGKVTRGRIAVAIGEVTKDVADSLGLPKAQGALVSSVESGGPADKAGVQPGDIILKFNGVNVETATDLPRMVGDTKPGAKATITVWRKGQSRDLPITIAEMQPDKVAKTEQKKPTQPKERASNSLGLAVSDLTADQKKSLKLTSGVQVDAVEGPAARAGFQKGDIILRVGDTDITSSKQFEAVAQNLDASKMIAVLVRRGDNTQFVPLRPRVPAQK; encoded by the coding sequence ATGAGCAACTACTCGCTGCGCAAGTTCTTCGCGGCCGCGGCGCTCGCCGTGTGCCTGCCGTTCCTCTCGCAGACAGCAGCGGCAGTGCCAACGGTGAATCTGCCCGACTTCACCACGCTGGTCGACAAGGTGGGGCCTTCGGTCGTCAATATCCGCACGACGTCGCGTGTCGGGTCGAGCAGCGACCTGCGTGGTTTGCCGCCTGGCCTCGATGAAGGCGACATGTCCGAATTCTTCCGGCGCTTTTTCGGTATTCCGATGCCCGGTCAGCCCGGCTCGCCGCGCGGAAACGGCGGTGGCGGCGGTGGCGGTGGCCAGGGTGGCGGCGGCGGACAAGGCGGTGGCGGCAGCGGCGGCGATCAGGGCAAGGGCGGCAGCCGCACGCCCGACGACAGCCAGGACAACTCGGAACAAAGCAGTGGCGTAGGCTCGGGCTTCATCCTGTCCACGGACGGCTATGTGATGACCAATGCCCACGTCGTGGACGACGCGGACACCATCTACGTCACGCTCACCGACAAGCGCGAGTTCAAGGCGCGTCTCGTGGGCGTGGACGAGCGCACGGATGTGGCCGTCGTGAAGATCAGCGCGGCGAATCTGCCGGCGATCACCATCGGCGACTCGAACAAGGTGCGCGTGGGCGAATGGGTACTCGCTATCGGCTCGCCGTTCGGCCTCGACAACACGGTGACGGCGGGCATCGTCAGCGCGAAGGGCCGCGACACCGGCGACTATCTGCCGTTCATCCAGACCGATGTGGCGGTCAATCCGGGCAACTCGGGCGGTCCGCTCATCAACATGGCGGGCGAGGTGATCGGCATCAATTCGCAGATCTACAGCCGCACCGGCGGCTTCATGGGCATCTCGTTCGCCATTCCGATCGACGAAGCCATCCGCGTCGCGGACCAGTTGAAGACGACGGGCAAGGTCACGCGCGGACGTATCGCGGTGGCGATCGGCGAAGTGACGAAGGACGTCGCCGACTCGCTCGGTCTGCCGAAGGCGCAGGGTGCGCTCGTGTCGAGCGTGGAATCGGGCGGTCCCGCGGACAAGGCGGGCGTGCAGCCGGGCGACATCATTCTCAAGTTCAATGGCGTGAACGTGGAGACGGCCACCGATCTGCCGCGCATGGTGGGCGACACGAAGCCGGGCGCCAAGGCCACCATCACGGTTTGGCGCAAGGGTCAGTCGCGCGATCTGCCTATTACGATCGCCGAGATGCAGCCGGACAAGGTCGCGAAGACCGAGCAGAAGAAGCCGACGCAGCCGAAGGAACGCGCCAGCAATTCCCTGGGACTCGCGGTCAGCGACCTCACGGCTGATCAGAAGAAGTCGCTCAAGCTGACGAGCGGCGTGCAGGTCGATGCAGTGGAAGGTCCGGCCGCGCGCGCGGGCTTTCAGAAGGGCGACATCATCCTGCGCGTCGGCGATACCGATATCACGAGTTCCAAGCAGTTCGAGGCCGTGGCGCAGAATCTCGACGCCAGCAAGATGATCGCGGTGCTCGTGCGGCGCGGCGACAACACACAGTTCGTGCCGTTGCGCCCGCGCGTGCCGGCGCAAAAGTAA
- a CDS encoding protein YgfX, translating to MTSAFVDRPQRDAGTPPRIALRPSRFLQAALLGFIVVAGFAVFQCVHGHAGAFDAFAASAVCVATLGFAARRWARRQPAAIGLHAEGLTVWDRAGNARYWRIIGCAQWSGRLLALDVSTEIKRREALLIAADSLDADTFRQLSVSARRAASSCL from the coding sequence ATGACGAGCGCGTTTGTCGATCGGCCGCAACGGGATGCCGGCACGCCGCCGCGCATCGCGCTGCGGCCGTCGCGTTTTCTGCAGGCCGCGCTGCTCGGGTTCATCGTCGTCGCCGGTTTCGCGGTGTTCCAGTGCGTACACGGGCACGCCGGCGCGTTCGATGCCTTCGCCGCCTCTGCGGTATGCGTCGCTACGCTCGGTTTTGCTGCGCGGCGCTGGGCGCGTCGGCAACCGGCGGCCATCGGTCTGCATGCGGAGGGCTTGACCGTCTGGGACCGTGCCGGGAACGCGCGCTACTGGCGCATCATCGGCTGCGCGCAGTGGAGCGGGCGCTTGCTCGCGCTCGACGTATCGACGGAAATAAAACGCCGCGAAGCACTGCTCATCGCCGCCGATTCCCTCGACGCCGATACTTTCCGCCAGCTTTCAGTCAGCGCCCGCCGCGCGGCCAGCTCTTGTCTGTAA
- the acpP gene encoding acyl carrier protein has protein sequence MDNIEQRVKKIVAEQLGVAEAEIKNEASFVNDLGADSLDTVELVMALEDEFGMEIPDEEAEKITTVQQAIDYARANVKA, from the coding sequence ATGGACAATATCGAACAGCGCGTGAAGAAGATCGTCGCCGAACAACTTGGCGTGGCCGAAGCTGAAATCAAGAACGAAGCTTCGTTCGTCAACGATCTCGGCGCTGACTCGCTCGATACCGTCGAACTGGTGATGGCACTGGAAGACGAGTTCGGCATGGAAATTCCCGATGAAGAGGCAGAAAAGATCACCACGGTTCAGCAAGCAATCGACTACGCTCGCGCCAACGTCAAGGCCTAA